The window GCGtcttattaattaaaaattgtatcTTATTTTACACTATCGGCCAGACCAAAACTAACAGAAATTAATTAAACTCAGAccaaaccctgggtttactctcGGGTTTTACTCTGtatttactagagtggacccagagtagaCCCCAAGTAatcccaaagtaaaccccaatcaAAAGTACACCCATGAGACAGatgctacatgtgtatttggaatatacaagggaTGGGAATGCCATACAGTAAGATAATTAGATACAAGACGGGTCTACTTCACATTACAATGTTGAATGAGGACATCAAAAGCAAACCGCGAGGAAACCCAAAGTGGACCCAAAGTTAACCCCAACTggacttaaattttcaaaaagtaaactcCGAAAGTTAACCCGGAGttaagttggggtttactctggtgttaggttgggtctgatcggtactgtacggTTAAACTTACTCAGGTCGATTGTTGTTATTATATATCTTTACACATATGTATGAAATGTTATTAaagttaacataaaaaaaagcTTACCCTTTACATATCCTCGAACAAGATGAAACACCAAAATAAGAAAGCATTATTGAACATAACAGAATCATTGTTTGCAACAATTGACTATCAATTATACGGAACGaatattttcttctttccttattataacattttaaatatagtGCACTAACATGTACATGACACGTTCAAATTGGAAATACACAGGATAAGgatctgccattcagtcaactaaaaggtgactgaaaggtaactgaaaggtggctgaatggcatagctatgccattcagtcacctttccagaccattcagttaacatttagttgactgaatggcagagcttcatcctgtgATAACGAAGGCTATAAATGTCAGAAACACAAGATATTTTTTCTCGTGTTcacttaattttaagaaaaccaAAACTTTAAGAAATAATGACCTGTAGGAAAATTGAATCAATgaattatgtaaataattatCGTATTATATCTCAAAAGTGGTACATTGTTTTACgttaatttttacttattttgggGATTTTCAAAATTCCAAATCATTTATTGCTGATGCATGGCATACATTTGAAAGGTTTTCGTAGGCGCCCCATATATATTATCCAGAAATAACATTCCCCCCAAAAACTTGCAACACtgtattgtatattttactCCACGCCGTTTTTATTGAGTGTATAAACGTATGCACAAAATATCAGCTAAacaaccctttttaaaaattgataatttccaACAATGAGCCTACTCAAAACATAATTGATCTACAACATAAataaaaagcttttttttttacttccatGTAACTATTTACCTCATTTGTTCCGTAATTTGTgttctctttatatatatatatatatatatatatatatatatactctttatatatatatatatatatatatatatatatatatatatatatatatatatatatatatatatatataaagagttttttttttgtttttttttctgtgcagagaaaattctttttgttgatttttgaaATCTTCCAAGGAATATTAATCAAATCTCGACAACTTTTGTAAGCTAAATTTGACAACCTACTCTTAAACATATGGGTATATTCCACAAATGCATTTTCCAGAGGCGGTAATGTTAATGTTAGGGTTCATAGCTGcaccctaattttcgttcaccaacaagggacctcttgaatgaaagatCATCacattgtctctttcctgttaaaatttcttGGTGtaaagtcagattcgttttctggcaaaatgcgtctgtattgaaaaactctgaaaatgaaagtaaaagtagggaatttaacagttttggaaagggtgtacatcaaacaatttcaattcttttctttaaatgataattaaattttgatacttacttttaaaattgcaaatcttcttctctgacatgtgtcaagcattttgatttaaaatgacctaataaatgtatacacactctgcaagtataggaactattttgcttaaaggcactactttgtcctaccgattctaaaaaaaagttagagggatatacccataTCAATTGCGTTGGTTGcttttattcttcaaaataaGCATGATAGCATTACATGATTGTTCACTATCTTTGAATTTCACGACAAAATACAGTATACACTGTATACAAACAACttgaattattcaaaatgcTGTAAAAATCAGCGAATGTAGTACACTATGAGCATTACAGAGCAAATGTTAAAGTAACAAGCCCAAAAACGTCAAGTTTTAAGGAAAAAGGAATCAtgttttgagtattatgagatgatatTTTTGGTCGGGggatgatcaaatccaataaagcccggaAGGGCTTTATGCTAGATTCGATCACGCCCTGATCGAACTTATCACCTCATactattcaaagaatgatttattattacttatatttatataattttaagccatcgtacgattaaatatttaaatatgaataagcaaactTTGCttgcgcctcaatttggcgtcaattgaggtttatatacatgtagtacaaaagTCACTGGAAAAcgtaaagataaaaaaatcgcctctttaaaaatatattttttgtaatgttaACTCAAGTCGATTGTCAAGTCGATCAACTTATATTGTCCAAAAgtataaaatgttattaaagtTGATATCAAGACAAATCCTTTCGTTGAACACATATTGTTCAAATACTAAGCTTACATGTGTCGTTGAAAAtggtttgaaaacaattttatcatttcaaaTCGCAAGGAGTCGTACACATATACAGGCGATTCTACATATTAGgatatttaaaagatttaacaatcatttttaaataactaactgtattttcacaaatatgtttATGCGATAAATTAGCGATAAATTAGCGATATTTATGGTTCttgtgtgcatgtacatgtagagtTATTCCTATATTTATGATGTTCAGAAAAGCATGTGATACAGAAATTCACATAGAACATGTGTAAACAAAATTGGAAAAATCTTATtcacaatttacaaatatatttgattaacGCCGCTTTCTTGAACAAAAAAGATATCCTTATACTAATTAATGTTCATTTGAGGCACAAAAATTGGacattcaaattaaatatagacAATTTCGATCTTAACAATATTGATTCATCAACAATGACTACAATCATActgaattataacaaatgatGTTTTTTGATAATGGGCCTTTAAGTGTGTTCTTTAATTTGTAACGAACTAATCCTGTGCATAATATAAACATGAAGACAGCCAGAGAAAAGAGACTGACAATTGCCGTTAGCATGTTTTGGAAAAGAGGAGCGCCCCAGTGCTTCTGTGTTTTGATTCCTTGACAAGTGTTAGTGTCATTAAGGTGGACGAACTGAGTCGATACATCTTTTGTAATTGAATCAAGAtctataagaaaataaatgtacatttttaaatgatacatgtagaatatacccaaggaattcaatatttaaaagcgatcatattttgattaatttgaatgaaatttcttttaaaaaatacagtgaTAGGTTATGATACgaattaaaaaaaggaatacAATTTTCACTGATTACTAAACACTTGATATATGTACACATGTAATAACTGGAAATGTTTTGCTGTTGATCACAAGTGCCTTCCTGTAggtgaatatattttatgtagaaACAAGgatgtttatcatttttagtttaaaatataaacttaaTCAAAACGAATCATGAATCAAACTTcataatgttaaatttaaaagaCATATGTTTctgttaattttattatttactacaAAAATTGCATACCATCTTTCATCTTCACagatggaatgaaaatgtgtgtgCTCTGTGGAAACGTTGTTGACTTATTAgtcaaatctaaaaataatagAGCAGTATTTCATTTATAGTTTGCTGGTTTGATACTGTTTTATGATTCTGGgtaatatcattaaaatttcaaaaagtcattgaCATACTCATTATACTAATCATACACGTGACTTACCGGGACAACCGTCAGCGGGATCACAATGATCATCCCTGCAGGAACATTTTGACGAGCAGTTGTGTCCGTATTGTGGGTACGGACATGACATATCACAACGTGGTCCAAATGTACCAGCTGCGCTACTTTCACTACCAATGCAGACGACTTCATAGTTTCGTTCAAGACAAGATAAAATAAGTTCAATCCCTGCAACATATTATCAAGTGAGTAACtttctataatttatttcaatgttgtTCATACGTCCTGTTCACTTCCTTTTCTACATAGATCGTCAAAGTAGATGTCAATGATACGATTTCCTGAACATATTGAGTTGTATACCGAAATCAGCTTACAACATATTTGGGGgaataaattatgtaaattactGACGCCAGACGATCAAAATTACTCGATCTGAAAAGTGTTTTATTAGTAAACAATCCAATCCATTACAAGTACATTTCAAGTTCCCCAAAGTTGTTGCATACTTCCCATTCCTTTCCaattaattgaataaatttcaatAACGCTTCAACGCATTAGAAGGAAACCAGCGCTTTATTTAAACGAATCGATTTGAAACCTTGAacaattatatgatatattacataATTTGAAGTTACATTGTATaacgaaaaacaaaacatatttcattttgtaaaagttttctaACCATTTGTTTTTTGTGGGTAAAATCGTTTTTTCCTGTTGTATACCAGAATGAAAGTTGAGCAAATAGGAAAATTGCTGAGCAGTAATAGCATACCATGTTAAGTAAAGTAACAGCAGAAATGTTTGAAGCAGAACTTGATCAGAGTAGTCAGGAACTTAAACACACATTAAAACTATATATGGAAAGCGAAGAAAGTGACAAGGAGTTAACTTCTTCTTCTCTGCAAAATTCCGAAATTTCGTAAAATCGTTTTTCTACTGTCGTTTAGTAGATCAAAGTTCTTTCTTTTCTACATGGTCTAACTAAacgtaaaacatttcaaacatacTAATTATATGAGTGTGATTTCGACATTAATCGCAAGCAGATATGCATGTAATCGACTGTCGACTCAATGTGgcaaatttgaataaattaaaaaaagacagCTTACACAAAGTGTCTtgttcgaaataaaaaaaacaaacttaaaacaaTGTATACAAGAGATGTTTTATAATGCTAGTGTCACATTTTAtatttgcacaaaatgtgtaacATCTAAGCCTTGGTTCgtaaaatccataaaaaatatCGGCTCGGAAGCGATTAAttgtaaagtaaaatatttgtatttcaataaaatttaaccaaattaatCGCTCCTAATTACAGTGTGCTCGTCAAACATATCAGCGGTTTGCTTAAAATTTGGAAACAGATGAAAGCTGGTTGTTGATTTTGCTCATTACCGGCCTCTAGATGGCGGTCGGTTAAAAAAAGTAGCTGTGCGTTTCTGTAGAGGCATTGATTACGAAAGTCTCGGTCAGtatcataacggaaattctatagaaaatgattaaaatacatgcGTTATATTCGTAGATAGCGTGTGTTTATGTTCATGGaaaaatgtgttatttaatCCAGTGATGAGCCTGTCGACGCCGGGTCTGAAGTATAGGTAAAATGCTACTACTGACCAAGgtgcgtcagatcattagtatgcCCTTGATCGCATTTACTAGTTAGGAGGAAAATGTTGAAGCGCAGTGTCCGTGCGCATAAAATTGGGGTGCGGGAAACACACCTCTCCGATAGTCATCTGGAAGCTATCTTCctgcctcctctttttatacaggtAAGATAAAATATAACGCTTGCGCACATTCTTAAAAGTAAGTTTAATAGATTTAAAGggttcaaataaaactttattttctgagctttttgtaataaatattaatgttgataaatgtcattgtaattaatattgatattcattgttaaaatgtcataTCAAATTGTTATTATATCTAAATGAAAGTGTAGTCATTCGGAAGCTG is drawn from Crassostrea angulata isolate pt1a10 chromosome 5, ASM2561291v2, whole genome shotgun sequence and contains these coding sequences:
- the LOC128183243 gene encoding uncharacterized protein LOC128183243, yielding MSCPYPQYGHNCSSKCSCRDDHCDPADGCPDLTNKSTTFPQSTHIFIPSVKMKDDLDSITKDVSTQFVHLNDTNTCQGIKTQKHWGAPLFQNMLTAIVSLFSLAVFMFILCTGLVRYKLKNTLKGPLSKNIICYNSV